One Rosa chinensis cultivar Old Blush chromosome 3, RchiOBHm-V2, whole genome shotgun sequence DNA window includes the following coding sequences:
- the LOC112195104 gene encoding transcription termination factor MTEF18, mitochondrial — protein sequence MTHLQKLRIASIPSWVSSIFHENHLRSPRTLFGVFPNVQIPRVYSTKMAPEIENHEVLVETSTAKGRSATRTLRYIQKETQAALLEYLHSTRGLHFTDAENISKNCPHFLDKLFHRADCEREIRRSIARFLRYHPINEFEPFFESLGLKPSEYVSLLPRNLMYLTDDELLLHNYTVLSNYGIPPNKIGKIYREATEVFQYDFQVLASKLQAYEELGLSRSALVRYVVGGPYLLVGDVNAAFVSVLEKLKSIGFETNRIEGNLWEDNTYYWSRMLEVLSLFSEMGCSDEQLGKLLCHNPDILFESSGEMTVSLIGLLQKFGFTKRELCSMFLQFPQIPVAKFVANLRRCILFLDEIDMKAAEIGKIVHSHPLLLGSCSLKKTSSLLCTLNVGKKRLSQYIQENPQELKNWVWGRKIESFPDSGDEVRSKAERTKFLLDIGFVENSSKMKAALKACRGNGEELQERFDCIVKAGLDQKDVCELIQSCPQNLNQTTDVIEMKIDCLVNELGYPISSLLTATRYLSHKMERVKLRVRMFNWLKDHGIAAPGLSLSTLISCSDSYFIKTYVHRHPAGPQVWHDLKKEIESNC from the coding sequence ATGACCCATTTGCAAAAACTCAGGATAGCATCTATTCCCAGCTGGGTTTCTTCTATTTTTCATGAAAATCACCTTAGATCACCAAGAACCCTATTTGGGGTTTTCCCCAATGTCCAAATCCCTAGAGTTTACAGCACAAAAATGGCCcctgaaattgaaaaccatgaaGTTTTGGTTGAAACTTCGACTGCTAAGGGCAGAAGTGCTACTCGAACTCTTCGTTACATTCAAAAAGAAACGCAGGCTGCATTGTTGGAGTATTTGCACAGTACTAGAGGCTTACATTTCACTGATGCTGAGAATATTAGTAAAAACTGCCCACATTTTCTAGACAAGCTTTTTCACAGGGCTGATTGTGAGAGAGAGATTAGGCGGTCAATTGCTCGGTTCTTGCGGTACCACCCTATTAATGAATTTGAACCCTTCTTTGAGAGCTTGGGTTTGAAACCTTCCGAGTATGTTTCTCTTCTTCCACGCAATTTGATGTATTTGACTGATGATGAGTTGTTGCTTCATAATTATACTGTTTTATCTAATTATGGGATTCCACCAAATAAGATAGGAAAGATTTACAGGGAAGCAACAGAGGTCTTTCAATATGATTTTCAGGTTTTGGCATCAAAACTTCAAGCTTATGAAGAACTAGGTCTTAGCCGTTCTGCTTTAGTTCGCTATGTTGTTGGTGGTCCTTATCTTTTGGTTGGGGATGTCAATGCAGCATTTGTTTCAGTATTGGAAAAATTGAAGAGTATTGGATTTGAAACCAATAGGATTGAGGGGAATTTATGGGAAGATAACACTTATTATTGGAGCCGGATGCTTGAAGTTCTGAGTTTGTTTAGTGAGATGGGTTGCAGTGATGAGCAGTTGGGCAAGCTACTTTGTCACAACCCAGATATTTTATTTGAAAGTTCAGGGGAAATGACAGTTTCACTGATTGGGTTGTTACAAAAATTTGGATTTACAAAGAGGGAGTTATGTTCAATGTTTCTACAATTTCCGCAGATTCCAGTAGCAAAATTTGTTGCAAATTTGAGACGGTGCATTTTGTTCCTGGATGAGATTGACATGAAGGCTGCAGAGATTGGGAAGATTGTTCATTCTCACCCCCTGCTACTGGGTTCGTGCTCTTTGAAAAAAACTAGCAGCTTACTTTGTACTTTGAATGTTGGGAAGAAACGATTGTCTCAATACATCCAGGAGAACCCACAAGAGTTAAAGAATTGGGTTTGGGGTAGAAAAATTGAGTCATTTCCAGATTCAGGAGATGAAGTTAGATCAAAGGCTGAAAGGACTAAGTTCTTGTTAGACATAGGATTTGTAGAAAACTCCAGCAAAATGAAAGCAGCGCTGAAGGCATGTCGAGGCAATGGAGAGGAGCTTCAGGAAAGATTTGATTGCATAGTAAAAGCTGGTTTGGATCAGAAGGATGTCTGTGAACTGATTCAATCATGCCCTCAAAATCTTAACCAGACAACGGATGTGATTGAAATGAAGATCGACTGTCTTGTAAATGAATTGGGTTATCCCATATCGTCCTTGTTGACTGCCACAAGATATCTTTCCCATAAAATGGAAAGGGTCAAGCTTAGGGTACGCATGTTCAATTGGCTCAAAGATCATGGAATAGCTGCTCCTGGGCTTTCCTTGAGCACTCTTATTTCTTGCTCAGATAGTTATTTTATAAAGACTTATGTACATCGTCATCCTGCTGGTCCTCAAGTTTGGCACGATTTGAAGAAGGAAATTGAATCCAATTGCTAA